Proteins from a genomic interval of Vreelandella profundi:
- the mtnB gene encoding methylthioribulose 1-phosphate dehydratase: MTSQDELLAAIGWAAHNGWTPATGGNFSARTDNGYLVTASGVDKTCVTANDLLLCNLDGGVLEGDGKPSAESDLHAALYRLDPTIGCVLHSHTVASTTLSRRFPEGIELSGFEMQKALQGNQTHAATINLPVVPNSQDMSELADHVRTGWPMPWGFLVVGHGIYAVGNTIAECRRHLEAIEFLLACVLEESRWSKS; encoded by the coding sequence ATGACCTCACAAGACGAACTGCTAGCCGCGATTGGCTGGGCCGCTCACAACGGCTGGACCCCAGCCACCGGCGGCAACTTCTCCGCACGCACGGATAACGGCTATCTGGTGACGGCCTCCGGCGTTGATAAAACCTGCGTGACGGCCAACGACCTGCTGCTTTGCAACCTGGACGGTGGCGTGCTTGAAGGTGATGGTAAGCCAAGCGCCGAAAGCGACCTTCACGCTGCGCTCTACCGCTTGGACCCAACGATCGGCTGCGTGTTGCATAGCCATACGGTCGCCAGCACCACCCTGTCGCGTCGCTTTCCAGAGGGTATTGAGCTAAGCGGCTTTGAAATGCAAAAGGCGCTTCAGGGCAACCAGACCCACGCTGCTACTATTAACCTGCCGGTTGTGCCCAATTCTCAGGATATGAGCGAGCTGGCCGATCATGTGCGTACTGGCTGGCCGATGCCATGGGGCTTTCTGGTCGTGGGCCACGGTATTTATGCCGTGGGCAACACTATTGCCGAGTGTCGCCGCCATTTAGAGGCAATCGAGTTTTTACTTGCCTGTGTTCTTGAAGAGAGTCGGTGGTCTAAATCATGA